The Hippocampus zosterae strain Florida chromosome 19, ASM2543408v3, whole genome shotgun sequence region CGACTTGTTGGTGATCTCTGTCTCCAAGACCACCTGGACAGGGAgaaaccgggggggggggggggggggggggggtgggttaaaaaaaaagaacattttgcaagtagaagaacaaatgaatggggttgatttttttgggagagCGTGCTTACCTCATCGCAGTCACCCTCCACCATGGCGTAGATGGCCTTCTTCACCAGATTAGTACCTGACAACACAAGATGGATTTACTGGTTTATGTTTATGCCACGCTTATTTGGTATACTTTTGTGAAATTGTCGCAGTGAATGCTTCAAAGACTGCAGGCCAAACTCTCCATGAAGTAGATAAATTAGCCGTTTTTCATATTAAAAGGTCACCGGAGTGCACTCCTATAGCACTGTTATCGACACCACATGGAATCCACCAACATTTTGACTTGTACTGGCTTTCACGTCACCATAGGCCAGGGGTACCAAATTCATTCTTGTCGCGGGTTACTTTGGAGTTCTGTCTTCCCTCAGAGGACCATTACGACAGTGaaactgaatacatgtttaaTTGTCACATTGTATTATGACTTGCAGCACAGGTAGCGTGTTAACACCAAAGTACATATTTAAATTAGTAACACGACCTGATCGTGAGCCAAGGATTCCCTGTATGTTTTAGTCAGCGAAACTAAGAACGACTCTTTTCCTCACCGATGCTTTTCCTTCTGTGTTTCGAGTCGACGGCCAGCATAGCGATATAGCCACGATGGAACATCTTCTTGTGCATGTCCAGCTTACACACGATGGCGCCGACGCACTCCTGCTCCACCATGGCCTTCCAAAACACAATCACAGAGTCAACCCACTAGAGAAGAAGAAAGCAGGTCTGGCACGAAGCCAGGATCAAATCAGGTTAAATGTTGTCTTTTCGATCAAATAGAACAAGAACAAGCACAATAAGAACCATTGACAGTTCGTTTGAAGTACCTGTGGCATTACTTAATTTGTGTCCTCCAAAATGTCGACTATAGATTACTGCAGCATTAGTCAGTGAGCTTGTGTTTGTTAACTAAAACACAGTTTTTGTATACCCATGGTTGAAATGGAAGCAGGAAAAGCTAACTCGCGGTCTCTCGCATACACAGTGACGCATTCATGAACTGGGAAATCGGAACACTTTGAGTAACAGAACATGACATATTTTCCACAAGCCCTCAATGGCAACATagaacaataaaacacataCGCCAGTTTTTTACAATATACTAATTCATAGTGCCAAGAAATATGTTCCTCTTAAtcgttcaggattttttttgtgtgtgtctcaggTGCATACCATACTACATTTTGATTACCCGGATCAATTTACGACCTTTAAATTATAGATACacgtgaaggaaaaaaatgttttggatgacagttaaataaaaatgcattttgaattgTATTCAAGCTGTAAGGGAATAATGATTAGCATGAGAGGAGCTGCCTCCTGGTATGATCTGACGCAATTTAAATCTGATCCGACGAGTCGACTAATCGCAACTACTTTTGGTGCTTAGTCGACAAGCAAAATAATCGTTTGTGGCACCTCTCACCGAACTGAGGTTCGCTCCCATTGTATTGACTATTTAAATAAGTacattacaacacaaaacaccACATAGATGAAGTCAGATGATTCAAAGGTTTGTTAAACTAGGTTCAATACACTTTTAGTACAATGTACTTTAAAAGCATCTCATGCAACTGACGCTCCAATTTAGAAAATCTTGTTGAAATAGGTCCCCTGTGAACCACCGAGGATATTTTCTATAAAGTGCAGCTGTTTTAATAGGCATTTCACGGAACTCACGCATAATATGAGAtgtggtgggggctgggggtttGACACTTACCAGGAAGCAAAGCTGCGGCCAGTTGTGGATGAAGTACCTGTACGTGTAAATGGAGTAAGGCTCAGACAAGTCCTTGGTGATGAGTCTCATGATGGATGGCATCTGCAGCTCGGACTCATAGCGTACATAACAAATGTGGCCGTCCTCCTGCGGCGAGGCGCCCAATTCCAGCCGGGCCAGCTCGTCCGAAGGCGGTTGGGGCTGCGGCTGCTGTTGCAGCTCCATGCTCCCGGAGCTCTCGGAAGCGAGCGGCGCTGCCTGAGTTCTTGTTCGGGCCGGCATCCCGTTCATGCTATTGTTAACCAGAGGAGAGTGTCGGCCGTTTTTGGAGCGGGGGCCTTCGCGTTGGCAGTGTTCCATGTCGTTCGGTGCGGCCGTGGTCTCTTCGTCCTCGCCGCTGTCACAGTCGTCCGCTGGCGGTCTCGGATTGTCAAGGTGTCCCCCTGGTTCCTCCACGGGACTACCAGCCAAGCCgttgagctgctgctgctccacgTCTGGCATTTTGAGGTGCAACGCCGGCGGGCTAGCTCTTGCTAGCatgtttttctgcttcttcctgACCGGCTGCTTGACTTCGGCGAGCGGCTTCCCCAACCCGGGGTACTCACCGGGTCGACGCGGCCCTCTGTCCTCGACCCCAGCCCCGGGGAAAGGCGGACTTTCAGTCGGGGATTCGGCCGGTGCGCTACTAGGCCCAGGCGGCACTGTGGCCATCCCACCGCATCAAGGTGGCGATTCGCGGTTGGGAAACGTCGGACACAAGCTCATTCACGACGCCCAGCGGGAATACGACAGCGCCGCGGGTGTGACTCCGCCGAATGCAGCGTAAATCCGCTGATTATTGAGGCGAAAAGGGCTCGCGAAGCGGCGACGTTCTTCGCTTGCTTTCTCCTCGAGCTCTCCCTGCTGCCGCAAAGTGCTGTCGCAGCAAAGGCCATTGCAACACTGCCGCACGGTGATGTTTTACGACAGTGTCGTAAAACCCATTAGACAGTCACTTTGCCCCAcaacatatattttaaaaccgtgttttatttattatttatttattattattatttgtaaacGACAAATATGGAGCTACTGAATATACCCgagtaaacacacaaacacacacgttccACCACACTGTAAATAAACATGATTTGTACATTTTGCGGCTAAAACAATAActcattttgggggaaatgaaTATAAATGGGGAACATTTATGGTCTCAATTAATTTACCAATAATTGTGCGATTCAAATTATATAAAACTATCGAGCACTTTGTGGAGCTGGACAACTAACGTGTTGTAATGTTCTTAACTTCCATCAGATGGTGCCAGATCATGTTTTATCGCCCCATTCTTTGTTGCGCGACTTCTGTACCACAATTCCAAAAAAGgattgttttgtactttttttaagcCGAAACTTCAAAGAAGTGGCACGAGAACTTTTTCTCCTGTTACCAATAATATGTTTgggaaacaataataataatgtatatgACCCAAAGTGACAATGAGCAGTACAGAATCTGAATAATCATATCAATTTAAATGTATGGAAAAGGGAAAATAATTCGTATTTAAATATGTAacttttccccattgtgggactaaTGAAAGCCCATTGTGTTCTATTGATAAGTCCTTCAATATAAAATTGATTGcatatttctttttcaaatatggTATTCAAGTTCATTGACAGAAAAGATAAAGAGATGTAGATAAATATTTTTCTTAAACACACTCGAAAGAGGCATATAGAGCTTGATTTGTGCAGTGCTGAGCATGCCTTTGAAAGCGCTCTCTAAGCCTCGAGGTGCTGAGAACTGGTGAAGCGCCGCAATGAGACATGTGCAATCAGTTCCCCCTCTTCAAATCTCCTTTCGGGGCCTATCTACTTGAACAGGCTTCTCTTAATGACTTCTCCATCACTTCTCGCCAGCTTTTTCCTGGGACTCTCACAAACACTTGGCTGCGTATAAATACGTTCACTATTCTATTCTGTCCCcgttgtagcttttttttttttcccaactgcaACCCTGCTTTCCAAATATCTCCGGGGTGTCAGTTGCGTCATGTGACTGGTGTGCTGGTGATTACAGTGCTCGCTTGGCACTCAAGTGATGCCATGAGCCAAAAataccttaaaaaaacaaattgtgtaGGTCAAAACATACCCAAATATCTGTCCCCCGTGCCCCTTCTCTCCAAACTCTGTCCCAGTGTCCTTCTCCTTGTCTCTTTCTGTCCAGCCTTGGCGTCTGGTTCACGAGAGTTGCATTTAATTAGTTTCTGTTGGCTTAATTAGGGACTGAGTGAGGGGGCGGGACCAGAACAAAAAGCGGGTTAGGCtgcatggatggaaggatgcagTTGCACTGTGGTGGTTGCCAGACGGCGCCCAAAACTGAGTGAATTGGACGAGGCGACACTGTCTTGATTTTGCATGCCGGGGCAAACCGGCCATTGCCCCTCCAGATCCAACCTATGGCACTGTGGTAAAGAACTAAAATCTGTGTTCTGTCTTGTATGAAAATTAAAACTGTGGAGGAAAAACTACCCCCGTGCATTTTTGCCGAACCTCACTGTCCTCTCTCAGCTGTGTGAGATGACAGAACCCATCCAAAGTTGCCAAGGATACATCATTGTGAGCCTGTTGTAtcgtttgttgttttcttgtgaTCGACTTAAGTGCTGatctgtatgattttttttcttctctcttcatTTGCCTTTGATCCCACGTGGGACAAtagaagacattaaaaaaaagccatccaAGCAGGTGAAGTGTATTGCCTTGGCTAGAGCGTGGGGATGACATCACAGGGATCAGTGGTTGGGCGAGAGGGATGACGAGTCTGGATTTGACCTTTTCTGTGAAGAGAACGGTGCCATCTCTGGCATGGCTGCAAGGCCCACTGAGTGAGTGACGGAGTCCTGGGGCTCTTTAGACATGGCACCACCGCAGCGGGTGGGGGGAGCCCAGACAATCACCCAGCTTCAGATCCAAAATGGAGGGGCGAAGGACAGAAGGGCTTAAGGTGAAGGACGGAGAAGACTGAGAGCTCAGGGGTCCAGGTGGGAACGGGAAGCTGTGAGGAGGGGAAGAAAGGAAGCggaggagaagaggaagaaagggGGAACACCACGGAGAGATGGCATGCATT contains the following coding sequences:
- the naa30 gene encoding N-alpha-acetyltransferase 30, whose product is MATVPPGPSSAPAESPTESPPFPGAGVEDRGPRRPGEYPGLGKPLAEVKQPVRKKQKNMLARASPPALHLKMPDVEQQQLNGLAGSPVEEPGGHLDNPRPPADDCDSGEDEETTAAPNDMEHCQREGPRSKNGRHSPLVNNSMNGMPARTRTQAAPLASESSGSMELQQQPQPQPPSDELARLELGASPQEDGHICYVRYESELQMPSIMRLITKDLSEPYSIYTYRYFIHNWPQLCFLAMVEQECVGAIVCKLDMHKKMFHRGYIAMLAVDSKHRRKSIGTNLVKKAIYAMVEGDCDEVVLETEITNKSALKLYENLGFVRDKRLFRYYLNGVDALRLKLWLR